The sequence TACGCACCGAGCCGCAGGATGTTCCGGTCGACGACCGGCATACGGTCGAGCTCCCAGTCCACGGCGTAGGTGACGATGAGGTCGTCGATGCGGTCCGCGTACTGCGCGTACCCCTCGACGAGCTCCATCGTGTACTCGGTGACCGGCGGCTGACGGGTGTCGGACCGCGAGTGCCGCACCCAGTCCGCGAGGACCGTCAGCACGGACTCGTCGCGCTGGTCGGCCTCGAAGAGGATCTGGAAGGCGCGCTTGCGCGCCGTGTTACGAGCAGCCACGACTACTTGTTCACCCGGCTGATGTACTCGCCGGAGCGGGTGTCGACCTTGATCGTCTCACCCGTGGTGATGAACAGCGGGACGCCGATCTCGTAACCGGTCTCCAGGGTGGCCGGCTTGGTGCCGCCGGTGGAGCGGTCGCCCTGGACGCCCGGGTCCGTGTGCTGGATCTTCAGCTCGACGGCGGCCGGCAGCTCGACGTACAGCACCTCGCCGTCGTGCTGGGCGACGGAGGCGGTGAAGCCCTCGATCAGGAAGTTGGCGGTGTCACCGACGGCCTTGCGGTCGACCATCAGCTGGTCGTACGTGTCCATGTCCATGAAGACGAAGTAGTCGCCGTCCATGTACGAGAACTGCATGTCGCGCCGGTCGACGGTGGCCGTCTCGACCTTGATGCCTGCGTTGAAGGTCTTGTCCACGACCTTGCCGGAGAGCACGTTCTTGAGCTTGGTGCGCACGAAGGCCGGGCCCTTGCCGGGCTTGACGTGCTGGAACTCGACTACGGACCAGAGCTGGCCCCCGTCGAGCTTGAGCACCATGCCGTTCTTGAGGTCGTTCGTGGAAGCCACGGTTGCGGAATCTCCTGGGCTGAAGCTGGTGGAACGACCGAGGGACGCGCGCTAGAGCGCGAGCAGCTCCTTGGTCGTAATGGTGAGTAGCTCGGGTCCGCCGTCCGCCTCGGGGCGCACGACGAGCGTGTCATCGATCCGGACCCCGCCCCGGCCCGGGAGGTGGACCCCCGGTTCGACGGTGACCGGCACACAAGCGTCCAGTTTACCCATGGCAGCGGGTGCCAGCTGCGGGTCCTCATCGATTTCGAGCCCCACCCCGTGGCCCGTGAAGGGCGCGAGGCCTTCGCCGTGGCCCGCGGAGTCCAGGAGATGGCGGGCAGCCCGGTCCACGTCCC is a genomic window of Streptomyces sp. NBC_00708 containing:
- the nusB gene encoding transcription antitermination factor NusB yields the protein MAARNTARKRAFQILFEADQRDESVLTVLADWVRHSRSDTRQPPVTEYTMELVEGYAQYADRIDDLIVTYAVDWELDRMPVVDRNILRLGAYELIWVDATPDAVVIDEAVQIAKEFSTDDSPSFVNGLLARFKDLKPNLRREQ
- the efp gene encoding elongation factor P gives rise to the protein MASTNDLKNGMVLKLDGGQLWSVVEFQHVKPGKGPAFVRTKLKNVLSGKVVDKTFNAGIKVETATVDRRDMQFSYMDGDYFVFMDMDTYDQLMVDRKAVGDTANFLIEGFTASVAQHDGEVLYVELPAAVELKIQHTDPGVQGDRSTGGTKPATLETGYEIGVPLFITTGETIKVDTRSGEYISRVNK